The following proteins are co-located in the Flectobacillus major DSM 103 genome:
- a CDS encoding DUF72 domain-containing protein, whose translation MDFGKLSKYDVERVNFTLPSDNQYNQQVLQPVVAQKPKVFVGCPVWANRDWNGKIYPFSAKNHELLGLYSKQFNTIELNVTHYQIPTEETIERWKWESNEKFTFCPKFPQIISHDKLLQNCDALTEAFCNSILALGPKLGSSFLQLAPQFGPKQLPILEKYLQKLPENLPVSVEFRHEDWFKYPNIWQETLAMLNHYHKGTVITDVAGRRDVCHQSLSNSVAMIRWVGNEHPSDYKRIDEWVLRLKQWFEQGLSSLYLFVHICENNIAPEMANYWISQLNIHCNLSIIPPKFLPKVEQMSLF comes from the coding sequence ATGGATTTTGGAAAGCTGTCAAAATATGATGTTGAAAGAGTAAACTTTACGCTTCCATCCGACAATCAATATAATCAACAAGTACTTCAACCAGTGGTAGCACAAAAGCCCAAGGTTTTTGTGGGATGTCCTGTTTGGGCCAATCGTGATTGGAATGGAAAAATATATCCATTTTCAGCCAAAAATCATGAATTGTTGGGACTATACTCCAAGCAGTTCAATACCATAGAGCTTAATGTAACGCATTATCAAATTCCGACAGAAGAAACGATAGAACGCTGGAAGTGGGAATCGAATGAAAAATTTACTTTTTGTCCAAAATTTCCTCAAATTATCTCGCATGATAAATTACTGCAAAATTGTGATGCTTTAACCGAAGCATTTTGTAATAGTATTTTAGCTTTAGGCCCCAAGCTTGGAAGCAGCTTTTTGCAGCTAGCTCCGCAGTTTGGCCCTAAACAATTACCTATTTTAGAAAAATACTTACAAAAACTTCCCGAGAACCTACCTGTTTCGGTCGAGTTTCGTCATGAAGATTGGTTTAAATACCCAAACATTTGGCAAGAAACTTTAGCCATGCTAAATCATTATCATAAGGGTACAGTAATTACTGATGTAGCAGGCCGACGCGATGTTTGTCATCAAAGCCTCTCCAATTCGGTAGCCATGATTCGGTGGGTAGGTAACGAACACCCCTCCGATTACAAACGGATTGATGAGTGGGTTTTGCGGTTAAAACAATGGTTTGAACAAGGCTTATCTAGCTTATATTTGTTTGTACATATTTGCGAAAATAATATCGCTCCCGAAATGGCTAACTATTGGATAAGTCAACTCAATATACACTGTAACTTATCAATTATACCACCAAAGTTTTTGCCCAAAGTAGAACAGATGAGTCTGTTCTAA